From the Paludibacterium paludis genome, one window contains:
- a CDS encoding DEAD/DEAH box helicase: MLMLFSDLGLAPAITRALEETGYTSPTPVQGESIPAALAGSDLLVSAQTGSGKTAAFLLPALQKLTVRSQGSGIGPRVLVLTPTRELAQQVEKNALEYGKNLRWLRTACLVGGASFGFQTRALSRPVDLMVATPGRLMDHMRQGRVDFSRLEMLVLDEADRMLDMGFIEDIETIVAATPAERQTVLFSATLDGNVGRLAQTLTRDPKRIEIARVDDGGKIEEHLLYADDQRHKDRLLEHILKEAGFDQAVIFTATKIGSEELADKLSDLGYSAACLHGDMPQSWRNRTLNDLRRGRIRVLVATDVAARGIDVPTITHVVNYDLPKQAEDYVHRIGRTGRAGRDGIAITLAETREFHRVRRIEQYLKRQITEGVIDGMEPTRRPPKGGQRRHNGKPGGHSGQRRHGQGQGYGSDRKPGSGYAKRAPRSANTSSRAPRD; the protein is encoded by the coding sequence ATATTAATGCTGTTTTCCGATCTGGGACTCGCGCCCGCCATTACCCGTGCCCTCGAAGAAACCGGCTACACCAGCCCCACCCCCGTACAGGGCGAAAGCATCCCTGCGGCGCTGGCTGGCAGCGATCTTCTGGTCTCCGCCCAGACCGGCAGCGGCAAAACGGCCGCCTTCCTGTTGCCCGCCCTGCAAAAGCTGACCGTGCGCTCCCAGGGCAGCGGCATCGGCCCGCGCGTTCTGGTGCTGACCCCGACGCGAGAACTCGCCCAGCAAGTGGAAAAGAACGCCCTCGAGTACGGCAAGAATCTGCGCTGGCTGCGCACCGCCTGCCTCGTCGGCGGCGCCTCGTTCGGCTTCCAGACCCGCGCGCTGTCCCGCCCGGTCGATCTGATGGTCGCCACTCCTGGCCGCCTGATGGATCACATGCGTCAGGGCCGCGTCGACTTCTCCCGTCTCGAAATGCTGGTGCTCGACGAAGCTGACCGCATGCTGGACATGGGATTCATCGAAGATATCGAAACCATCGTTGCCGCCACTCCGGCCGAACGCCAGACCGTGCTGTTCTCCGCGACGCTCGACGGCAATGTGGGCCGTCTTGCCCAGACCCTGACCCGCGATCCGAAGCGCATCGAAATCGCACGCGTTGATGACGGCGGCAAGATCGAGGAACACCTGCTCTACGCCGACGACCAGCGTCACAAGGATCGCCTGCTCGAGCACATTCTGAAGGAAGCCGGCTTCGACCAGGCGGTGATCTTCACCGCCACCAAGATCGGCTCCGAAGAACTGGCCGACAAGTTGTCGGACCTCGGCTACTCGGCCGCCTGCCTGCACGGCGACATGCCGCAAAGCTGGCGTAACCGCACACTGAACGACCTGCGCCGCGGACGCATCCGCGTGCTGGTCGCCACCGACGTCGCCGCGCGCGGCATCGACGTGCCGACCATCACCCACGTGGTCAACTACGACCTGCCCAAGCAGGCCGAGGACTATGTGCACCGCATCGGCCGTACCGGCCGCGCCGGCCGCGACGGCATCGCCATCACCCTGGCCGAGACCCGCGAGTTCCATCGCGTACGCCGCATCGAGCAGTACCTGAAGCGCCAGATCACCGAAGGCGTGATCGACGGCATGGAGCCGACGCGCCGTCCGCCCAAGGGTGGCCAGCGCCGTCACAACGGCAAGCCCGGCGGACACAGCGGCCAGCGCCGTCACGGACAAGGCCAGGGCTACGGCTCCGACCGCAAGCCCGGCAGCGGCTACGCCAAGCGCGCGCCGCGCAGCGCCAACACCAGCTCCCGCGCACCGCGCGACTGA